The nucleotide window GTACGCTGTCGGGATGCCAGTAGTGGCTGGGTTTAGGGTGATCATGGATCGCCAGCTTAATGTTGTAACGGTCACACAGAGAAGAGATCAGGTCCAGGTACTCCGGTTGCGGCTCACTGGTGATACTCTGAATGCCCATCCTGTTGGCGAAATCAAACAACATTCTCCATTCTGCTTCAGAATTGGGTACTACCACGCCAAATGCTACCAGTACCTTGTGTTTCTTTTTAATCAGGCTTTTTACCTGCTCTTGTTTGTCGGGCGACATATGGTAATCCATCTTGCCTTCTATGCCACCACCGATGGTCTGCCCAGGAAACGCTTCCACATATTGAATACCGCAGCTGTCCATTTTGTCCAGCGCTTCTGCCAGGGTAAAATGGTTGAACGTCCACGCCTGTGCGCCCAGTTTCCAACCCAATGCATCTGCTCTGGCCTGACCCTTGGCAGATTGTGCAAATAATGCCACCGCTAAACCACCGGCCAGCAGCCATGCATTTCTCAGTTTTTTCATATAGATATTTTTTTGATGATTGAAAGTAATAGCTTTCAACGTAAAATACAAGATTTTAACCAAGATTAGGATGATTTAAATGATTACACCCATCCTGGTAATTTTTTCACTAATTTTAATAACGAACTATGTTTTGATTTTTGTGCTATGAGAGGAATAACTTTTTCCCGGTTTAATCCGGATGAAAATAACAGATCCCCTTTCCAGAAGCTGCTGGACCTCTTCACCCAACTACTTACCTATACCAGCGGAGACGTGACAGAAGCCCTCCAATGGCTTACAGAGCTGGATAAAGAGTTTGGTCTTACCAACGACGATTATGGTATTGGTGATTTTATTCAGGACATGAAAAACAAAGGATACCTGAAAGAAGATGAAGCCGGCGAAATCATCATCACGGCCAAAACTGAACAAACCATCCGTAAAAACGCACTGGAAGAGATCTTCGGCAAACTGAAAAAATCCCAGGTAGGGAATCATAATATCCGGAAATCAGGTATCGGAGACGAGCTCAACGCGGAGACCAGACCTTTTGAATTTGGCGACGGCGTAGACCAGCTGGATGTCACTGCCTCTATCCGCAATGCCCAGATCAACCACGGCATCGACAGCTTCTCTATCAGTCAGGAAGACCTGGAAGTCAAGGAAACAGACTATAAAACCCAGACGTCTACCGCCCTGATGATTGATATCTCGCATTCCATGATATTGTATGGGGAAGACAGGATCACTCCTGCCAAAAAAGTGGCCATGGCCCTCAGCGAGCTGATCACCACCCGCTACCCTAAAGACACCCTCGATATCATCGTTTTCGGTAATGATGCCTGGCAGATCGAAATCAAGGACCTGCCCTATCTGCAGGTAGGCCCCTATCACACCAATACGGTGGCCGGCCTGGAACTGGCCATGGACCTGCTTCGCCGCCGCCGCAATCCCAACAAGCAGATCTTCATGATCACCGACGGGAAACCAACCTGCCTTAAAATAGGCAGGGAATATTATAAAAACAGCTTCGGCCTGGACCGCAAAATCCTGAACCGTACGCTCAATCTGGCCGCCCAGTGCAAAAAACTGAAAATACCGATCACCACCTTCATGGTGGCCACCGATCCCTGGCTGCAGAAGTTTGTACAGGAATTTACCGAAACCAACAGCGGTAAAGCCTTCTTCTCCGGCACCGACAAACTGGGCCAGTTCCTGTTCTACGATTTTGAAAACGGGAAACGAAAATTATTCTAAAACCGGCAAGGAATTGCGTAATTTATAAACATGGATACCAGCATCAAGACGTTAGGCGAACTGAAAAAGAGTGGCTATAAACCCGTTTCAGTAAAAGAGGAAATCAGACGTAACCTGATTAAAAAATTGCAGAAAAAAGAAACTTCCTTTCCCGGCATTATTGGCTATGATGATACCGTGATACCGGATACCGAAAGGGCCCTGCTCTCCCGTCACAATATTCTGTTCCTCGGTCTGCGCGGACAAGCCAAAACCCGCATGGCCCGGCAAATGACAGACCTTCTCGATGAATTCATCCCCGTGGTGGAAGGCTCAGAAGTTAACGACGATCCTTTCAACCCCCTGTCAAGATACGCAAGGGACCTCATCGCCGAAAAAGGCGATAAAACGCCCATCACCTGGATATCCCGTGAAGAACGTTACGCCGAAAAACTCGCCACGCCAGACGTTTCCGTAGCCGATCTCATTGGCGACATAGATCCCATCAAAGCCGCCAACCTCAAACTCAGCTACGCCGACGAACGTGCCATCCACTTCGGTATCATCCCCCGGTCCAACCGCAGCATCTTCGTCATCAACGAACTCCCCGACCTCCAGGCCCGTATACAGGTAGCCCTGTTCAACATCCTGCAGGAAGGCGATATCCAGATCAGAGGGTTTAAAGTACGCATGCCACTCGATATACTCTTCATATTCACGGCTAACCCGGAAGACTATACGAACCGTGGCTCTATCGTCACCCCGCTGAAAGACAGGATAGAAAGCCAGATCATCACCCACTACCCGAAAAGCGTCGAAAACTCCCTGCTCATCACCGAACAGGAAGCCGATATACATGATGAACAGCTGGCCAAAGTGTCTATCTCCGACATGGTAAAACGCCTGATAGAACAGGTAGCTTTTGAAGCCCGCAACAGCGAATATGTTGACAAAAAAAGTGGTGTTTCCGCCCGCCTTACCATCGCCGCCTATGAAAATGCGGTGAGCTCCGGCGAAAGACGCGCCATCATCAATA belongs to Chitinophaga sp. HK235 and includes:
- a CDS encoding sugar phosphate isomerase/epimerase, translating into MKKLRNAWLLAGGLAVALFAQSAKGQARADALGWKLGAQAWTFNHFTLAEALDKMDSCGIQYVEAFPGQTIGGGIEGKMDYHMSPDKQEQVKSLIKKKHKVLVAFGVVVPNSEAEWRMLFDFANRMGIQSITSEPQPEYLDLISSLCDRYNIKLAIHDHPKPSHYWHPDSVLNAIQGRSKLMGACADIGHWVRSGLDPVECLKKLNGHIVSLHFKDLNGKTEQSHDVIWGNGVCKIPQVLETLKAQKFKGLFSAEYEYNWDYNVPEVKESAAYWRQMVSNL
- a CDS encoding magnesium chelatase — protein: MDTSIKTLGELKKSGYKPVSVKEEIRRNLIKKLQKKETSFPGIIGYDDTVIPDTERALLSRHNILFLGLRGQAKTRMARQMTDLLDEFIPVVEGSEVNDDPFNPLSRYARDLIAEKGDKTPITWISREERYAEKLATPDVSVADLIGDIDPIKAANLKLSYADERAIHFGIIPRSNRSIFVINELPDLQARIQVALFNILQEGDIQIRGFKVRMPLDILFIFTANPEDYTNRGSIVTPLKDRIESQIITHYPKSVENSLLITEQEADIHDEQLAKVSISDMVKRLIEQVAFEARNSEYVDKKSGVSARLTIAAYENAVSSGERRAIINKEKETHVRIADLMSIIPAITGKIELVYEGEQEGPLQVAHNLLDKSIRTLFASYFPNPDSFKKKKQSQPVENPYRSVIQWFDKGNSLQLLQDISDKQYETSLNKVEGLKDMVKARFPQANNREALLLMEFVLHGLASYSLISKKVAENHTRFSDLLGTMMNFSMEDNDVTEEEDF
- a CDS encoding VWA domain-containing protein, whose protein sequence is MRGITFSRFNPDENNRSPFQKLLDLFTQLLTYTSGDVTEALQWLTELDKEFGLTNDDYGIGDFIQDMKNKGYLKEDEAGEIIITAKTEQTIRKNALEEIFGKLKKSQVGNHNIRKSGIGDELNAETRPFEFGDGVDQLDVTASIRNAQINHGIDSFSISQEDLEVKETDYKTQTSTALMIDISHSMILYGEDRITPAKKVAMALSELITTRYPKDTLDIIVFGNDAWQIEIKDLPYLQVGPYHTNTVAGLELAMDLLRRRRNPNKQIFMITDGKPTCLKIGREYYKNSFGLDRKILNRTLNLAAQCKKLKIPITTFMVATDPWLQKFVQEFTETNSGKAFFSGTDKLGQFLFYDFENGKRKLF